A DNA window from Pseudomonadota bacterium contains the following coding sequences:
- a CDS encoding DUF952 domain-containing protein produces the protein MPPVYHITEVTTWAEAQRVGHHAPPSLELEGFIHLSRPEQVVGTADLYYRGRADLVLLEIDVSALGEALRFEAAANGRGVFPHLYAPLPVSAVRRVLAMPCRADGGFDDPTAPDR, from the coding sequence ATGCCTCCCGTCTATCACATCACCGAAGTCACCACCTGGGCTGAAGCCCAGCGCGTCGGGCATCACGCGCCGCCGAGCCTCGAGCTCGAGGGGTTCATCCATCTGTCGCGCCCTGAGCAGGTCGTGGGCACCGCCGACCTCTACTACCGCGGACGCGCCGATCTCGTGTTGCTCGAGATCGACGTGAGCGCGCTGGGAGAGGCCCTTCGCTTCGAGGCTGCCGCAAACGGCCGCGGGGTGTTCCCCCATCTCTACGCCCCGTTGCCCGTCTCCGCGGTGAGACGCGTGCTCGCCATGCCGTGCCGCGCGGATGGCGGGTTCGACGACCCGACGGCGCCAGACAGGTAG
- a CDS encoding PilZ domain-containing protein yields the protein MNRRAETRTADNAETEVTRISADACRARIEDVSCSGVRLWTEKPLDVDENISCRVQFDRRTDDMPLRVVWARREDSGWVCGAVYAPIVPQTNRLIDSYWLYVNHKRDHGGASTLWAS from the coding sequence ATGAACAGACGAGCCGAGACCCGTACCGCCGACAATGCCGAGACCGAGGTGACGCGCATCAGCGCTGACGCCTGCAGAGCCCGCATCGAAGACGTGAGCTGCAGCGGCGTGCGCCTCTGGACCGAGAAGCCCCTCGACGTCGATGAGAACATCTCGTGCCGCGTGCAGTTCGATCGTCGCACCGACGACATGCCCCTGCGGGTGGTCTGGGCGCGCCGCGAAGACAGCGGCTGGGTCTGTGGCGCTGTGTATGCGCCCATCGTGCCCCAGACCAACCGTCTCATCGACAGCTACTGGCTCTATGTGAATCACAAGCGCGATCATGGCGGTGCCTCCACGCTCTGGGCGTCCTGA